A DNA window from Vigna unguiculata cultivar IT97K-499-35 chromosome 10, ASM411807v1, whole genome shotgun sequence contains the following coding sequences:
- the LOC114165682 gene encoding uncharacterized protein At5g01610-like: MDQVFNKVGSYWFNQKATTQLNSVGDDINSLSNSIEGGTKWLVNKIKGKMQKPLPELLKEYDLPIGIFPRDATNYEFNEETGKLIVYIPQVCEVGYKDSSVLRFFTTVNCYMEKGKLAEIEGMKTKVLIWVKVTTIMSDGSKLYVTAGMKKTRSREAYEFTRDGVCVDKF; this comes from the exons ATGGATCAGGTATTCAACAAGGTCGGATCCTATTGGTTCAACCAGAAAGCCACCACCCAGCTCAATTCCGTCGGTGACGACATCAAT TCGTTGTCAAACAGTATTGAAGGGGGAACCAAATGGTTGGTCAACAAAATTAAAG GGAAGATGCAAAAGCCATTACCAGAGTTGCTAAAGGAGTATGATCTACCAATAGGAATCTTTCCTCGTGATGCAACAAACTATGAATTCAATGAAGAGACTGGGAAGCTCATTGTTTACATTCCTCAGGTATGTGAAGTAGGCTACAAGGATTCATCAGTCTTGCGTTTCTTCACCACTGTGAATTGTTATATGGAGAAAGGAAAGCTAGCAGAGATAGAAGGAATGAAGACAAAAGTGTTGATCTGGGTGAAAGTGACAACCATTATGTCAGATGGATCGAAGCTTTATGTGACAGCTGGCATGAAGAAAACAAGGAGTAGGGAAGCATATGAGTTTACAAGAGATGGTGTATGCGTAGATAAGTTCTAA